In the Phaseolus vulgaris cultivar G19833 chromosome 7, P. vulgaris v2.0, whole genome shotgun sequence genome, one interval contains:
- the LOC137827907 gene encoding probable cysteine protease RD19D, with the protein MCSPAPPFQGYNCNYNIHEENPIKRRRRRRRKTKLVAEQVEEARTNMVAKRGHALTCFARISLVLFALTLSSARQTTVHDIAKKLKLQDNQLLRTEKKFNVFMENYGKKYSTREEYLQRLEIFAGNMLRAAENQALDPTAIHGVTQFSDLTEDEFQRHYTGVNGGFPWNNGVRDVAPPLKVDGLPEDFDWREKGAVTEVKMQGKCGSCWAFSTTGSIEGANFIATGKLLNLSEQQLVDCDSQCDITESTTCDNGCMGGLMTNAYKYLLQSGGLEEESSYPYTGAKGECKFDPGKVAVRITNFTNIPVDENQIAAYLVKHGPLAVGLNAIFMQTYIGGVSCPLICSKKWLNHGVLLVGYRAKGFSILRLGNKPYWIIKNSWGKRWGVDGYYKLCRGHGMCGMNTMVSTAMVTQTQTASHNYASY; encoded by the exons ATGTGCTCTCCAGCACCACCCTTCCAAGGCTATAACTGTAATTACAACATTCACGAAGAAAACCCCATAAAacgcagaagaagaagaagaagaaaaacgaAGTTAGTAGCAGAGCAGGTAGAGGAAGCACGCACGAACATGGTGGCAAAGCGAGGTCATGCCCTCACGTGCTTCGCACGTATTTCACTCGTTCTCTTCGCTCTAACCCTATCCTCTGCTCGCCAAACCACGGTTCACGACATAGCCAAAAAGTTGAAGCTCCAGGACAACCAACTTCTGCGAACGGAGAAGAAGTTCAATGTCTTCATGGAGAACTACGGGAAGAAGTACTCCACCAGGGAAGAGTATTTACAGCGTTTGGAGATTTTCGCCGGAAACATGCTGAGAGCGGCGGAGAACCAGGCGCTCGACCCCACCGCCATCCATGGCGTCACGCAGTTCTCCGATCTAACCGAGGACGAGTTTCAACGGCACTACACCGGTGTCAATGGCGGCTTCCCGTGGAACAATGGCGTCAGAGATGTGGCACCGCCGTTGAAGGTGGATGGACTGCCGGAGGATTTCGATTGGCGAGAAAAAGGGGCTGTCACCGAAGTTAAGATGCAG GGTAAATGTGGATCATGCTGGGCTTTCAGCACCACAGGATCTATAGAAGGAGCCAATTTTATTGCCACCGGAAAGCTCCTCAATCTCAGTGAACAACAGCTCGTAGACTGTGACAGCCAG TGTGACATAACAGAAAGCACCACATGTGACAATGGCTGTATGGGAGGTCTTATGACAAATGCCTACAAGTATTTGCTGCAGTCTGGTGGGTTGGAGGAGGAGTCTTCATACCCCTACACAGGGGCGAAAGGTGAATGCAAGTTTGATCCAGGGAAAGTAGCAGTTAGGATCACAAATTTCACCAACATTCCTGTGGATGAAAACCAAATTGCTGCATATTTAGTCAAACACGGTCCACTTGCTG TTGGTCTGAACGCAATTTTCATGCAAACATACATTGGGGGTGTCTCGTGCCCTCTCATATGCAGCAAGAAATGGCTGAACCATGGTGTGTTGCTTGTGGGTTATAGAGCAAAAGGCTTCTCAATTCTGAGACTTGGCAACAAACCATACTGGATCATCAAGAATTCGTGGGGAAAGAGATGGGGAGTAGATGGGTATTACAAGCTCTGCCGAGGGCATGGCATGTGTGGAATGAACACAATGGTTTCTACTGCAATGGTGACTCAAACACAAACAGCTTCACACAATTATGCTTCCTATTAG
- the LOC137827693 gene encoding extensin-like: MGSLMASASITLAFAIILFSLPSQISGNHYSYSSPPPPPVSSPPPPYHYPSPPPPVHKPYPHPHPVYQSPPPPVHKPYPHPHPVYQSPPPPPHHYPHPHPHPHPHPIYHSPPPPPPKKPYKYPSPPPPVHKPYPHPHPVYHSPPPPPKKSYKYSSPPPPVHRHRYPHPHPVYHSPPPPVPTYPPHVPTPVYHSPPPSPHKKPYKYKSPPPPVPSPPPPHYYYKSPPPPPPYHY, encoded by the coding sequence ATGGGGTCCCTAATGGCCTCTGCTTCTATCACTCTTGCATTTGCCATTATCCTTTTCAGCCTCCCATCTCAAATCTCCGGCAACCACTACTCCTACTCCTCTCCTCCACCTCCACCAGTCTCCTCACCACCACCTCCCTACCACTACCCATCTCCACCACCACCAGTGCACAAGCCCTACCCTCATCCACACCCAGTCTACCAATCTCCACCACCACCAGTGCACAAGCCCTACCCTCATCCACACCCAGTCTACCAATCTCCTCCACCCCCTCCTCACCATTACCCTCACCCACACCCTCACCCTCACCCTCACCCAATCTACCACTCCCCACCACCTCCACCACCAAAGAAGCCATACAAATACCCATCTCCCCCACCACCAGTGCACAAGCCTTACCCTCACCCACACCCAGTTTACCACTCTCCTCCACCCCCTCCTAAGAAGTCATACAAATACTCTTCCCCTCCTCCACCAGTGCACAGGCACCGCTACCCTCACCCCCACCCAGTCTACCACTCCCCACCGCCACCAGTTCCCACCTACCCTCCCCATGTCCCCACCCCAGTTTACCACTCTCCTCCACCATCACCTCACAAGAAGCCTTATAAGTACAAGTCTCCTCCTCCTCCAGTCCCTTCACCACCTCCACCCCACTACTACTACAAAtcccctcctcctcctcctccttaCCACTACTAG